A window of Rhododendron vialii isolate Sample 1 chromosome 11a, ASM3025357v1 contains these coding sequences:
- the LOC131308166 gene encoding polyadenylate-binding protein-interacting protein 7, protein MSLPNIGAPINDEKLNNMGKVATLNPNAVEFIPFALRSSSGSTSTADGSTSLVVSGTGKFGKAVLDRSESTISSNSDEEAHQYWRRQLPDDITPDFKVMGGDESQGINSIPFSMLSLHDGSDASRFSTTGSSFMLKELSHHGTNGKSFAEKIRYSVPFYGEDVSSSNFIYSGTKPWDKPMTNNDQLLSTIREGLPYDRNPRQGFLNEQAIAGNTELNPLPFLAAQFPGFAAESLAEVYLANGGDLNLTIEMLTQLELQVDGGFSQNLNSKALSAPNLTELDFPALSVQESQIGVIKHSGDDIQQSGSPYRSANKDNMLLSKSNYSIPTRGAIDFASAVRKMSSQESNMWKYVRNGSADASVGSSRSAHVLASSFNGGQVRGIYGDKLQSRSSYREAPVWLETGEAVANMYSEMREEARDHARIRNAYFEQARQAYLIGNKALAKELSVKGQLHNMHMKAAHGKAQESIYRQRNPVSGEMQGNGRAGEQQERIIDLHGLHVSEAIHVLKRELTLLRSTARSKEQRLQVYICVGTGHHTRGSRTLSRLPIAVQRYLLEEEGLDYSEPQPGLLRVLLY, encoded by the exons ATGAGCTTGCCCAACATAGGGGCCCCTATCAATGATGAGAAGCTAAATAACATGGGAAAGGTGGCGACTTTGAATCCAAATGCAGTAGAGTTTATTCCTTTCGCTCTCAGGTCATCCTCTGGAAGCACAAGTACTGCAGATGGGTCAACGAGCTTGGTTGTCTCTGGGACTGGGAAATTTGGGAAAGCAGTGTTAGATCGTTCAGAATCGACAATCTCTAGTAATTCTGATGAAGAAGCTCACCAGTACTGGCGCCGGCAGCTACCTGATGACATTACTCCTGACTTTAAGGTTATGGGGGGTGATGAGTCTCAGGGAATTAATAGCATCCCCTTTTCAATGCTTTCCCTTCATGATGGCAGTGATGCCTCGAGGTTCTCTACTACAGGCAGTAGTTTTATGTTGAAGGAGTTGTCACACCACGGAACAAATGGGAAAAGTTTTGCTGAGAAGATAAGATATTCTGTTCCATTCTATGGTGAAGATGTATCCTCATCCAACTTCATTTATTCAGGAACTAAACCTTGGGACAAGCCAATGACGAACAATGATCAGCTTCTTTCCACTATTAGAGAGGGGCTTCCGTATGATAGGAATCCTAGACAGGGTTTCCTGAATGAGCAAGCAATAGCAGGTAATACAGAGTTAAATCCTCTTCCGTTTTTGGCTGCACAGTTTCCTGGCTTTGCTGCTGAGAGCCTTGCTGAGGTGTACCTTGCCAATGGAGGTGACTTGAACCTGACAATTGAAATGCTTACTCAGCTTGAG CTGCAAGTTGATGGTGGTTTTAGTCAAAATCTGAACTCGAAGGCCTTATCTGCTCCAAATCTTACTGAACTGGATTTCCCTGCACTTTCTGTGCAAGAGAGTCAAATTGGTGTGATAAAACATTCTGGAGATGATATCCAACAAAGTGGTAGTCCTTACCGATCTGCCAACAAGGACAATATGCTTTTGTCCAAATCTAACTATTCCATACCTACCAGAGGTGCTATAGATTTTGCCTCAGCTGTCAGGAAAATGTCATCTCAGGAATCAAATATGTGGAAGTACGTTCGAAATGGTTCTGCTGATGCTAGTGTTGGCTCAAGTAGAAGTGCACATGTGTTGGCTAGCTCTTTCAATGGTGGGCAGGTTAGGGGCATCTATGGCGACAAGCTACAAAGTCGGAGTTCATACCGGGAAGCTCCTGTGTGGCTCGAAACTGGAGAAGCAGTGG CAAATATGTACTCGGAAATGCGAGAGGAAGCCCGTGACCATGCGCGCATACGAAATGCATACTTTGAACAG GCACGGCAGGCTTATTTGATTGGTAACAAGGCTTTAGCAAAGGAACTCAGTGTGAAAGGGCAGCTGCATAATATGCACATGAAGGCAGCTCACGGCAAAGCTCAAGAATCTATCTATCGTCAGAG GAACCCTGTGAGTGGAGAGATGCAAGGCAATGGAAGGGCTGGAGAGCAGCAGGAGAGGATAATAGACTTGCATGGGCTGCATGTGAGTGAAGCCATTCACGTTCTGAAGCGTGAGCTGACACTGTTAAGGAGCACTGCCAGGTCAAAGGAGCAGCGCCTACAGGTTTATATATGCGTCGGAACTGGCCACCACACTAGGGGTTCTCGTACCCTCTCCAGACTTCCAATTGCCGTCCAGCGCTATTTGCTTGAGGAGGAGGGCCTTGACTACTCAGAACCACAGCCTGGGCTACTCAGGGTTCTGTTATATTGA